The region GTGTCGGGATTTGGAGATATCGAATCGATCCCTTGTTCTACCAGCCACTTGGCGAGTTCTGGAAAATTTGACGGCGCCTGACCGCAGATGCCCATGGGTTTCTTTTGCCAGGTGCGCGGCGTGGATCGCTTCGGCGATCATGCGTCGCACTGCCAGATTGTCTCGTCAAAAAGATGGGCTACAGTGGATGAATCCCGGTCAAGCCCGAGTGTGAGCTGTGTTAGATCGTTGGAGCCCGATTGAATAGCCGTCAAATCGAGGACAAGTTACAGAGGCTATTTTGGATGGCCCGCTCGCGCTTGATACGCGGTAAGCGCAGAAGCTGCTCAGATGAAACATCTAAAATCGGCTGTTGCAGGTGACGCCGATATTCTTGTTGTACCTGATCTCGAAGCGGGTAACATGCTCGCTAAAGATCTGGCTTACTTAGACGGAGCGCATCTAGCAGGAATCGTTTTGGGTGCAACAGTGCCAATCATTCTGACTAGTCATGCAGATTCCGCAGAACCAAGAATCGCATCTTCAATTGTCCATTCTCACAGAGCTTAGCCGAAAACTAACGTGCCTCGCGATGCGTGTGGACACAAGAGTCTAATTCTGTACTTTAATCGCTACTTTCAGTACCCCATCCTGTTGTTGACTGAAGAGCGAATATGCCTCGACGATTTGGTCAAATGCGAATCGATGCGTAAGCAATGGCGTCAGATCGATTCGGTGGTACAAGACCAACTCCATCAATCTTCGCATACGCTCCTTGCCGCCTGGACAAAGGGTCGTCACGATCTTGTGATCGCCCAGGCCGGCCGCGAACGACTCCGCGGGAATTGCCAACTTGCCCGAGTAAACCCCGAGGCTCGACAACGTGCCGCCTGGACGCAATACTCGTAATGCACTTTCGAAGGTCTCCTGACGCCCT is a window of Edaphobacter sp. 12200R-103 DNA encoding:
- a CDS encoding putative PEP-binding protein, with protein sequence MTAIQSGSNDLTQLTLGLDRDSSTVAHLFDETIWQCDA
- a CDS encoding phosphate acyltransferase, encoding MKHLKSAVAGDADILVVPDLEAGNMLAKDLAYLDGAHLAGIVLGATVPIILTSHADSAEPRIASSIVHSHRA